The Armatimonadota bacterium region CGCGAGTGAGAGCGGTCTTGAAGCCGGAGAGGTGAGTGCCACCCTCGACGGTGTGGATGGCGTTTGCGTAGGAGATGATGTTCTCGTGGATTCCGTCATTGTACTGCAGGGCAACGCCGACCTCCACATTGTCCCGTTCCTGGCAGAAGCAGATGGGCTTGTGGAGCGTCTCCTTGCCCTCGTTCAGGTACTCGACGTATGCCGCGAGGCCGCCCTTGTGATGGAATACTTCCTCGCGCTCCCTGCCGGGGCGCAAGTCCGTGAGGATGATGCGCACCCCGGCGTTCAGGAAGGACAATTCGCGCAGCCGCTTGGCGACGGTATCGAAGTCGAACTCCACCGTCTCGAAGATTTCATGGTCGGGCATGAAGCGCGTGCGGGTGCCGTGGGAGCCCTTGCGGGCCTTGCCGTTCTCACGCATATCGCCCTGGGGCACTCCGCGGTGATAGCGCTGGTAGTAGAGATTGCCGTCGCGGGTAACCTCCACCTCGCACCATTCGGACAGAGCGTTTGTGCAGGACACACCCACGCCATGCAAGCCGCCGGAGACTTTGTACGCGCTGCCGTCGAACTTCCCTCCGGCGTGGAGGGTGGTCATGATGACTTCGAGGGCGGGACGCTTCTCGGTGGGGTGCATGTCCACGGGGATGCCGCGGCCATTGTCCTCGACCTCGGCCGAACCGTCCTCCAGGAGACGCACGTGGATCGTGTCGCAGACGCCGACGAACACCTCGTCGATGCTGTTGTCCACGACCTCATACAGGATGTGGTGCAGGCCGCGGGGTCCCGTGGAGCCGATGTACATTGCCGGGCGTCGACGCACGGCTTCGAGACCTTTCAAAACGCGGATTTGTGCGGCATCGTAAGCCTGTTGTTCGGCCATCAGGCAGCTCTCCTTAGGCGGACTCGCGGGGCGCACAAAGCGACAGACAGCGCCACCGGCCGGGGTTGGGTCGGTGGAACCGGCAATCCGCGGAGCACACGGTGGCTCCGGGTGATGTGTGTATGGTGGGAAGATCTCAAGGGAGAATGGTGGCAAGGCCAAGGAACAACCGGGGGTCCGAAAGGGCTTTGGGAACCGCCGGCGCCAGCCATCTCTGCTATGTGTGGAGGGGCCGCGCTGGAGCCCTCACGACGGCTCCCTTCACGCCTCTCCAAGCGATGATTATTGCTGTATTCAGGCGGGTTTTCCGCCGACCAACAGGATACCAGAATCGGCCTGAATCGTCAAGGAGTCCGGGCCCTCTGGACGGGATTTCCCGAGAAAGCTAAAATGCCCGAAATGCCCCGGAAAACGGCTTCTACGCGAAAATTGGCCGCACCCGCCCCTGCCCTGCCGGCGACCTGTGAAGCCCGTACGGACTCCCTTCGTGAAGCGCTGCTAGAATGGTTCAAAACACACCGTCGAGAGATGCCGTGGCGGGGCTCTCACGACCCCTACGCGATCTGGGTTTCGGAGATCATGCTGCAGCAGACCCAGGTGGCGACGGTCACCCCTTATTACCTGCGATTCATGGAGCGCTTCCCAACGGTCGAGGCGCTCGCACAGGCGCCGGAGCAGGACGTGCTCGCGCATTGGGCAGGCTTGGGTTACTACTCCCGGGCGCGGAACCTCCAGGCTGCCGCGCGCAGAATTGTCGCTGAGCATGGAAGCCAGTTCCCGCGGGACTTCGCAGTGGTGAGGTCATTGCCCGGCATCGGCGATTACACCGCCGGGGCGATCTTGAGCATCGCCTTCGGCGAACCCGTCCCCGCAGTCGACGGCAATGTGGAGCGTGTCTTGTGCCGGGCGCTGGTGATTGAGGGCGACCCGAAGAAGAGGCCGGCGCGAGACCAGATACGCGCAGCGGCGGCAGCCATGGCTCGATGCGCATGCCCGGGTGACCTCAACCAGGCGCTCATGGAACTCGGCGCCACGGTCTGTAGCCCGAGAAACCCCGGCTGCGACGGCTGTCCCTGGGAGACGCTTTGCGCTGCAAGGGCATCCGGCCGGCAGGAAGAGCTGCCCCAGATGCCCCCACGCGCAGCGATGGTGAAATGCGCCAACGCGGCCGCCATCATCCAGCAGAATGGCCGAGTGCTCATGGCACAGCGGCCCGTGGGCGTTGTCTGGGCGGGCCTGTGGGAGTTTCCACAGGTCGAGGACGTCGGGCAGGACGGCGCCGAGGCGCTGGCCCGGCATGTGCACGAGAGGCTGGGGCTTGAGGTGACGGTCCGCGAACCCGTATTCAGGGTTCGGCACGGCGTGATGAACAGGGCGATTGTGCTGTCCGTGTATGAGTGCGGGATCGTGTCGGGTGAATTACGCCCGGTCGGTTATTCCGACGCGCGCTGGGTGAAGTTGGACGACATTGGGGAGTACCCGGCGAGTTCGCCCCATAAGAAGATCGCGGTGAGGCTCATGGATCGGAAGGGGAGGCTGGACTTCTCGCCTTGAGGCGCAGCGCTGACCGGGACGGTCGGCCGACGCGGTCTGTGCCTTGGTCGCGTGGACGCCCCGGGTTGAAACCCGTGGCTAGAGGCCTGCGGCCGGGCGTCCTGCCGGACGCGTAGGTCGAGCGTCCCGCTCGACTCCAATAAATCCACCGACCAGGACGGTCGGCCGACGCGGGACAGCTCCCCGGTCTCCCCTTACTCCAAAGGATCCATCACCCGCGCCTTCATGAACTTCTGCACCGCTACATCGGCGTATGGCGACCGCCGCAGGATCACCGCCCGGTTGATCTTGTCCCCGACCCTGATGGCGTCCACCACTTCCATGCCCTCGATGCAATGCCCGAAGACCGTGTGTATTCCGTCCAGGTGTCGGCAGGGCACATGACAGATGAAGAACTGGCTGCCGCCCGTATTCGGTTCCGATGTCTTGGCCATGGACAGACTTCCCCGGAAGTGGCGCAGGCCCCGGTCAGCCTCATCCGGGATGGTATATCCGGGGCCGCCGCAGCCATTGCCCAGCGGGTCGCCGCCCTGGATCATGAAATCCGCAATGACCCGGTGGAAGGTGAGGCCGTCGTAATACCCGTGGCTCACGAGGTCCAGGAAATTGCCCACCGCAACCGGGGTCTTCTGGTCGAACAGGTCCAGGTAGATCTTTCCGCGGTCGGTGTCGAGCCGCACCACGGAACCGGTTGCCCGGTCGATGATGCGCTGCTCCGCCTCGGCGAGAAGCCGGATGACTACCCGCCGCGTTCCAATCTGCCACGTGACCGATTCGGCGCTGTCCTCGACTGCCTGCACCTCACGGCCCGCGAGCGCCAGCAGTTCTCGCGCCGGCGCCTGGAGCCTGTCTCCGATGTACGCAGGCGCGACAGGCAGCTCGGTCTTCCGGCTCTGGCCGTCAGGCGCGCGGAACTCCACCGCGGTCTCGCCGATGGTGAGCGTCATTGCTCCCGCCGCGTCGGTGAGGGTGATAGCGTCACTGGCCACATCCCACGTGACCGCGAAGCCCAATGGCTTGAACAGGTCGCCCACGGGCGCCAGCACACAGCTTTCGGCCCGGAAGCCCGTGAGTTCCAGGGGGGCATCCTGCGCGGCGGCCATGACCGGCGCCAGCGCGATGAGAATAATCGCCAGAATACCGCGTTTCACTGCCCGCTTCCCTCTCAACTCAGAATCACTGCCCCGCGCTCTCGGGGATTAGCAGAATATAGCCCAGATTGGCCCGGCGTTCCAGCGTGGACAGCCGCAAGCGATGAACCCCCGCGGATAGCCTCAGCGAGATGGGCTGCCCGGTTTCATCCAGGAAGGATAACACTTTCCACTCCGCGGGAGTTGCCCCGCGCTGAAGCATGGGGCTGTGGGCCTTCGGCCGTCCGTCCCCCGGACGAGGAGGCAGGTCGGGTGTCGTCGGAGGCCCCGCGCTGAAGCACGGGGCTGGGGGCCTTCGGCCGTCCGTCCTCCGGACGAGGAGGCAGGTCGGGTGTCGCGAGATGCCCCGCGTTGAAGCACGGGGCTGTGGGTCATGGGCCGTCCGTTCTCCGGACGAGAAGGCAGGTCGGGTGTCGTCGGAGGCCCCGCGCTGAAGCACGGGGCTGGGGGCCTTCGGCCGTCCGTCCCCCGGACGAGGAGGCAGGTCGGGTGTCGCGAGATGCCCCGCGCTGAAGCACGGAGCTGTGGGTCTTCGGCCGTCCGTCCCCCGGACGAGGAGGCAGGTCGGGTGTCGCGAGATGCCCCGCGTTGAAGCACGGGGCTGTGGGCCTTCGGCCGTCCGTCCCCCGGACGAGGAGGCAGGTCGGGTGTCGCGAGATGCCCCGCGCTGAAGCACGGGGCTGGGGGTCAGGGGCCGTCCGTTCTCCGGACGAGGAGGCAGGTCGGGTGTCGCGAGATGCCCCGCGTTGAAGCACGGGGCTGTGGGTCAGGGGCCGTCCTCCGCCAGGGGCACCGGGTTCGGGGGATGCGTGCCGGTTGAGGCCGAATTCGCGTTCCGCGCGCCCTTCGCCCTGAGTCATCACCCCACAGCCCGCGGAGCGGGCGGCAGCCTATAGCCACGGGTGGAGTGGAGCGAAGCGGAACGGAACCCGTGGACTCGGCCTACCCCGGATCGCGTGAGCCCCCGAAGGGAGCGGCAGAGATGATGAGCGTGGCGAGTGGCTGTGCGTTCGCCGTTCAGAGGCTGCGGGCCGCGTCGCAGGCTGTGAGGTGAAGGCAGCCCACTTTCCGCAGCCCGGCGGGCCTGAAAAAGGAGACCGTACCCCGACGCGACCGAGCCCACCTGGTTCCGGGGAAGGCACCCGTCCTCCCCCCGGAACGTTTGAGGGCCCCACGGCGTTTTGGTATACTGGAGCATATCGACCCGGCTTCACATTCCGTGGGCCGGGGTTTTTCGGTTGCCTACCATTCTACGAACCGGAGCAGCAAGGGGAATGAGACTGACTTCAGCATTGCTCTGGGCGGGCTTCCTCCTGCTTGTCCAATCGGGCGCCATGGTTGCCGATGCGGCGGACACGAAGAAGAAATCCAATCCGGCGGAGGAGGAGCCAATCACTCTCACGCTGGATGGCGACCGTGTCACCTACAGCGCGGACAGGAAGCGCGCTACCGTGTCCGGCAATGCCCGCATCTGGGTGCGCATGCCCAACTTCGGCGAAGGCGCCACTCTCGTTGAGGCAGACGAGATCATCGCCGACCTCGAGAAGGGAACCATACAGGTTCCGGGGCAGGCGCGTCTGCTTGTGGGGCCCGCGCTCATGGTCGGGCGTGACCTGGCCATTAATGCCCCGGCAAGGGAGTTTTCGCTCAAGGACACCGAGGGTTACGGCGCCATCCCGCCGATTGAGGGTTCACGCTACACGGAGCCCGGCAGGGTGTACTTCAAGGGCAAGGGCGTGGTGAAGCAGGGCGACATCACTAATATCCTTCACGCCCGGATGACCACCTGCCCCAAGGATAATCCAGACTTCGCAATCCTCGCAAAACGCATCAAATACGATCCGGCGAACGGAAGGGTCATCATCTACGGGGCGAAGCTGAGGCTGTACGGCGTCACCATCCCGCTTGTGCCCTGGATCCGCACGGGCATCGGCGGCGGTGGAACAGGCGAGCCGTACACGCTGGGCATGCCCGGCTACAACAGTCTGGACGGGATCAACGTGCCCTTCGCCGTGCGCATGACTCCCGTGGGCGAGGCCTACAACGCGGCGATCGTGGGGAGCCTGACCGCAAAATCCGGCATCATCGGCCGCGCCTTCGTAGAACACGAGCGCGGACCGTGGGACTTCGACTTCGGTGTCGCAAGGCGTCTGAGAATGGTGGACGACGTGACCGATGCCATCGCCGTGGACCAGTTTCCCGAAGTCGGGGCGACGTACTGGTTCACGCCCCGCAAGGGCTGCGACAATGAGCTGAAACTCGATCTCGAGGCCGGCTACTACCGGGAGCGCCTCGAGCGCCGGGACGACATTCGGGTCAACCGCCCGCGCGTGGATGCCTGGCGCAGCCATGCGACGCTGACCTACACCGCGAACGCCTGCAATTACCAGAACCGCGAGGGCGACTGGTACGGAGCGGCGGCGCGCATCAGCAATTACTCTACCGACGAGACCTACACGGATCTCGAAGCATTCGCGGGACTGGGTGGGCCGATCACCGACAATCTGCGGGGCGATGTGACACTCCGGCACCATTTCATTGGCGGCACCACGCCTTTCCTGTTCGACGACGTAGATATTCAGACCGAGCTTGCTACGGGCCTTGAGTGGGATGTGGATGACCGCTGGAAACTGGACGGGTGGACGCGCTACGACCTGGACGAGGGCGACATGAAGGACTATCAGGTGGGCGTCTCCTATCGCGCCGGGTGTCTCACGTGGGGGCTGTACTACCGGGACGTGAACAACGGCATCGGCCTGCGGGTCGACCTGACCGGGATCACCGGGGGCACCGCACCCCTGGGCCGGCGCTCCCGGCTGGAGAAGCAGATGGAGGCCAGGGGCCTGAGCGTGACGCCGATGGCCTCGAGGCCTGGCGGCAAGCTCAAGATCGACGGTGACAAATACGCGCCCGCAACTGCTGCACCGCCGCAGCCCCAGGCCCCCGCGGAACCAAAGGAGACACAGTAAGGATGGGCTCGCTCTGGGCAGCAATCCTTGGGGCCTTTGACCCCAATACGAAGATCATCAAGCGCATGCGGCGGCGGGTTGAGGACATCAACGCCCTGGAGCCCCAGATGCAGGCGCTTGCGGACGAGGACTTTCCGCGCAAGATCCAGGAACTCCGGGACCGCATCCAGAATGGGGAATCCCTGGACGACATCCTGCCGGAGAGTTTCGCGCTGACTCGCGAGGCCGCACGACGCGTTCTGGGTGAGCGGCCTTTCGATGTGCAGCTTATCGGCGGAATGGTCCTGCATGAGGGCAAGATCGCCGAAATGAAGACCGGCGAGGGGAAGACCCTCACCGCCACCCTCCCCCTTGTTCTCAACGCGCTGTCAGGCAAGGGAGCGCACCTGGTCACCACCAATGACT contains the following coding sequences:
- the mutY gene encoding A/G-specific adenine glycosylase, producing the protein MAAPAPALPATCEARTDSLREALLEWFKTHRREMPWRGSHDPYAIWVSEIMLQQTQVATVTPYYLRFMERFPTVEALAQAPEQDVLAHWAGLGYYSRARNLQAAARRIVAEHGSQFPRDFAVVRSLPGIGDYTAGAILSIAFGEPVPAVDGNVERVLCRALVIEGDPKKRPARDQIRAAAAAMARCACPGDLNQALMELGATVCSPRNPGCDGCPWETLCAARASGRQEELPQMPPRAAMVKCANAAAIIQQNGRVLMAQRPVGVVWAGLWEFPQVEDVGQDGAEALARHVHERLGLEVTVREPVFRVRHGVMNRAIVLSVYECGIVSGELRPVGYSDARWVKLDDIGEYPASSPHKKIAVRLMDRKGRLDFSP
- a CDS encoding peptidylprolyl isomerase, yielding MKRGILAIILIALAPVMAAAQDAPLELTGFRAESCVLAPVGDLFKPLGFAVTWDVASDAITLTDAAGAMTLTIGETAVEFRAPDGQSRKTELPVAPAYIGDRLQAPARELLALAGREVQAVEDSAESVTWQIGTRRVVIRLLAEAEQRIIDRATGSVVRLDTDRGKIYLDLFDQKTPVAVGNFLDLVSHGYYDGLTFHRVIADFMIQGGDPLGNGCGGPGYTIPDEADRGLRHFRGSLSMAKTSEPNTGGSQFFICHVPCRHLDGIHTVFGHCIEGMEVVDAIRVGDKINRAVILRRSPYADVAVQKFMKARVMDPLE